A part of Saliniradius amylolyticus genomic DNA contains:
- the mutL gene encoding DNA mismatch repair endonuclease MutL, protein MSIQILPPILANQIAAGEVVERPSSVVKELVENSLDAGADRIEIDIDKGGHKRILVRDNGKGIAKSELELALSRHATSKIHCLDDLEQIASLGFRGEALASISSVARLTISSKPQSQEAAWQAFAEGAELAVKVQPVAHPDGTSVDIQDLFFNTPARRKFLRTEKTEFSHIDELIRRIALSQFEVGFTLKHNGKRVRHYPAAKNAAAREKRIARVCGESFMQQALTLDSQYDGLRLHGWLSLERRHQPEHQFVYVNGRMMRDKLINHAIRQVFNEVHPGEDYPGFVLYLELDPKQVDVNVHPAKHEVRFHQARLVHDFIYRALADVLNQTLTTGSESLQRPQQAASVSELPRVEPEHNYIRPLQPRVAEASGRYASQSRPPSSGASQNYQRLMTVEKHPHEVTMSHWMPLDSKHILLRQDEQLWLIPTQTLDSHYLQQQLQQQPVSQPLLMPISVVLKENLAMDFETRLETLGIHIQRLPGRVLIKQVPAGLRQLDWASTLTTLMDNPWDGEVATLSDIIARQRAPLDDGQLEHLVRCWTQSEQEPASLSGARRLSVESLINE, encoded by the coding sequence ATGTCAATTCAGATATTACCTCCGATACTGGCCAATCAGATCGCCGCCGGTGAAGTAGTGGAACGCCCCTCGTCGGTGGTCAAAGAGCTGGTGGAAAACAGTCTGGATGCGGGCGCCGATCGCATTGAAATCGATATCGACAAGGGAGGCCATAAGCGCATTCTGGTGCGTGACAACGGTAAAGGCATCGCCAAAAGCGAGCTTGAACTGGCCCTGAGCCGCCATGCCACCAGCAAGATCCATTGTTTGGACGACTTAGAGCAGATCGCCAGCCTGGGCTTTCGTGGCGAGGCGCTGGCGTCCATCAGTTCGGTGGCCCGGCTGACCATCAGCTCAAAGCCCCAGTCACAGGAAGCGGCCTGGCAGGCCTTCGCCGAAGGCGCCGAATTGGCGGTAAAGGTGCAACCGGTGGCCCATCCGGACGGCACCAGTGTGGATATTCAGGATCTGTTTTTCAATACGCCGGCGCGCCGTAAGTTCCTGCGCACTGAAAAAACCGAGTTCAGCCATATCGACGAGCTGATTAGGCGTATTGCCCTAAGCCAATTTGAGGTGGGCTTCACCCTCAAACACAATGGCAAACGGGTACGCCATTATCCGGCTGCTAAGAATGCCGCCGCCCGGGAAAAGCGCATTGCCCGGGTCTGTGGCGAGAGTTTTATGCAGCAAGCCCTGACCCTCGACAGTCAGTACGACGGCCTGCGGCTACATGGATGGCTGAGCCTGGAACGTCGCCACCAGCCCGAGCATCAGTTTGTTTATGTGAATGGTCGCATGATGCGCGACAAGCTGATTAATCACGCTATTCGACAGGTGTTTAATGAAGTTCATCCCGGCGAAGACTACCCTGGCTTTGTCCTCTACCTGGAGCTGGACCCCAAGCAGGTGGATGTGAATGTACACCCGGCCAAACACGAGGTGCGCTTTCATCAGGCCCGGCTGGTACATGATTTTATTTATCGGGCCTTGGCCGATGTTTTAAACCAGACCCTAACTACAGGTTCAGAGTCACTTCAGCGCCCGCAACAAGCGGCCTCCGTCAGTGAACTGCCCAGAGTCGAGCCCGAACATAACTATATTCGCCCGCTGCAACCTCGGGTCGCCGAAGCCAGCGGCAGGTACGCATCACAGAGCCGCCCGCCCTCGTCGGGCGCCAGCCAAAACTATCAGCGACTGATGACGGTAGAGAAGCATCCGCATGAGGTTACCATGTCCCACTGGATGCCGCTGGACTCAAAGCATATCCTGCTGCGTCAGGACGAGCAGCTCTGGCTAATCCCCACCCAGACACTGGACAGCCATTACCTACAACAGCAGCTGCAGCAACAACCGGTCTCCCAACCCTTGCTGATGCCGATCTCTGTTGTCCTCAAAGAAAACTTAGCGATGGATTTTGAAACTCGCTTAGAAACCCTGGGCATCCACATACAGCGTCTACCTGGGCGGGTATTAATCAAGCAAGTGCCAGCGGGCCTGAGGCAACTGGACTGGGCCAGCACCCTGACAACGCTGATGGATAACCCCTGGGACGGCGAAGTCGCGACACTGAGTGACATTATCGCCCGCCAGCGCGCGCCCTTAGACGACGGTCAACTAGAACACCTGGTACGTTGCTGGACTCAGAGTGAACAGGAACCGGCTTCTCTATCCGGAGCCCGGCGTCTATCCGTGGAAAGCCTTATCAATGAATAA
- a CDS encoding N-acetylmuramoyl-L-alanine amidase — protein sequence MTAKCLTKLLFVTAGLMLLVSGSVLGASNKIDGVRIWPSPTSTRVVLDMQSKPDFTYFNLNNPRRLVIDLANTEKTLNLSQISNDSDVLGKLRYSSPKNASGVRLVLELNEDVNTEIFALPPTKPYQDRLVIDLERKGDQGERVVKSRKDSGERDIIVAVDAGHGGEDPGSIGAAGSYEKNVVLSIAKLLADKINDTEGMRAILIRTGDYYVGLNKRTELARKHKADLLVSVHADAFRTPGPSGASVWVLSMRRANSELGRWLESTEKHSALLGGAAQVIEDTASERYLTQALLDMSMDHSLSTSYEISRELIKDLDEITHMHKHKPQAASLAVLTSPDIPSILVETGFISNPREEKNLNWLKFRQNLASAMHSAITRYFRRMPPDGTLWARHKRENRHHKVARGESLSLLAQRYNVSVSRIKSANNLSSDMVKVGQVLTIPR from the coding sequence ATGACAGCAAAATGTCTTACTAAATTACTGTTTGTGACAGCCGGACTGATGTTACTGGTCAGCGGCTCTGTTTTGGGCGCCAGCAACAAAATCGATGGTGTACGCATCTGGCCTTCTCCTACCAGTACCCGGGTGGTGCTGGATATGCAGTCAAAACCCGATTTCACTTACTTCAACCTGAACAACCCGCGTCGCTTGGTGATTGATCTGGCTAATACAGAAAAAACCCTCAACTTAAGCCAGATCAGTAATGATAGCGATGTGTTGGGCAAGTTACGTTACTCCAGCCCCAAGAATGCCTCAGGCGTCCGCCTTGTGCTGGAGCTCAACGAGGACGTAAACACGGAAATCTTTGCCCTGCCGCCCACCAAGCCCTATCAGGATCGCTTGGTTATCGACTTGGAGCGCAAAGGAGACCAGGGCGAACGGGTGGTCAAAAGCCGCAAAGACTCCGGCGAACGGGATATCATCGTGGCGGTGGATGCCGGTCACGGTGGTGAGGATCCCGGCTCTATTGGCGCGGCAGGCAGTTATGAGAAAAACGTGGTGCTGAGTATCGCCAAGCTACTGGCCGACAAGATCAATGACACAGAGGGCATGCGCGCCATTTTGATCCGCACCGGTGATTACTACGTGGGCCTGAATAAACGCACCGAACTGGCGCGTAAGCACAAGGCCGACCTGCTGGTGTCCGTGCACGCCGATGCCTTTCGCACCCCTGGGCCCAGCGGGGCCTCAGTATGGGTATTGTCCATGCGACGGGCCAACTCCGAGCTGGGCCGCTGGCTGGAAAGCACCGAGAAACACTCGGCGTTACTGGGCGGTGCCGCTCAGGTGATCGAAGACACCGCCAGCGAACGCTACCTGACCCAGGCGCTGCTGGATATGTCCATGGACCACTCGCTGTCCACCAGTTATGAAATAAGCCGGGAGTTGATCAAGGACCTGGACGAAATCACCCACATGCACAAACACAAGCCTCAGGCTGCCAGTTTAGCGGTGCTCACCTCGCCCGACATTCCTTCGATCCTGGTAGAGACCGGTTTTATTTCCAACCCCAGGGAAGAGAAGAACCTAAACTGGCTTAAGTTCCGCCAGAATCTCGCCAGCGCCATGCACAGTGCCATTACCCGTTATTTCCGCCGTATGCCTCCCGACGGCACCCTGTGGGCCAGACACAAACGGGAAAATCGTCACCACAAGGTCGCCCGGGGGGAATCTCTGTCACTGCTCGCCCAACGCTACAATGTGTCGGTATCACGAATTAAGTCAGCCAATAATCTCAGCTCCGATATGGTCAAGGTCGGCCAGGTGCTGACCATCCCTCGCTAA
- the hfq gene encoding RNA chaperone Hfq, which produces MAKGQSLQDPFLNALRKERIPVSIYLVNGIKLQGQVESFDQFVILLKNTVSQMVYKHAISTVVPARPIPSVAHTQSNPDNDED; this is translated from the coding sequence ATGGCTAAGGGCCAATCATTACAAGACCCCTTCTTAAACGCGTTGCGCAAAGAGCGTATCCCGGTGTCGATCTATCTGGTCAATGGCATTAAGCTTCAGGGTCAGGTGGAATCGTTCGATCAGTTTGTCATTTTGCTGAAAAATACCGTCAGTCAGATGGTTTATAAGCACGCTATTTCCACTGTGGTTCCCGCTCGTCCCATCCCATCGGTTGCGCATACCCAGTCAAATCCTGATAATGACGAGGACTAA
- the hflC gene encoding protease modulator HflC, translated as MKNLAIALIVILAVLGFGSVFVVEEGYKGIVIQFGKVRRDEATGETVVYEPGLHFKLPFIDTVKKLNARIQTLDDGANRFVTAEKKDLIVDSYVKWRINDFATYYLSTGGLKIQAETLLRQKVNNGLRSEFGTRTIADIVSGERSELMNQAMVQSSESAEDLGIDIVDVRVKQINLPTEISNSIFQRMRAERAAVAKEHRSKGKEQAEIIRANIDREVTVMLADAERNARKLRGEGDAQAAKIYAEAYSQNPEFYAFLRSMDAYQGSFKNKDDIMVLGPDSDFFRYMKDIQGTK; from the coding sequence ATGAAAAATCTAGCAATCGCGCTTATCGTCATTTTAGCCGTTTTGGGCTTTGGCTCAGTGTTTGTGGTCGAAGAAGGCTACAAAGGCATTGTCATCCAGTTTGGTAAGGTGCGCCGGGATGAAGCCACCGGCGAGACCGTTGTCTACGAGCCGGGTCTGCACTTTAAACTGCCCTTTATCGACACAGTCAAGAAGCTCAACGCCCGCATCCAGACGCTGGATGACGGTGCCAACCGCTTCGTTACTGCTGAGAAAAAGGACCTGATCGTAGATTCTTATGTGAAGTGGCGCATCAATGATTTTGCCACCTACTATCTGTCTACCGGTGGTCTGAAGATTCAGGCAGAAACCCTGTTACGCCAGAAGGTAAACAATGGTCTGCGCTCCGAGTTTGGTACCCGTACCATCGCCGATATCGTCTCCGGTGAGCGCTCCGAGCTGATGAATCAGGCTATGGTGCAATCGTCGGAAAGCGCCGAAGATCTGGGCATTGATATTGTGGATGTGCGGGTTAAGCAGATTAACCTACCCACCGAAATCAGTAACTCCATCTTCCAGCGTATGCGTGCCGAGCGGGCTGCGGTGGCCAAGGAGCACCGTTCCAAGGGTAAGGAGCAGGCCGAGATCATCCGCGCCAACATCGACCGCGAAGTCACCGTCATGCTGGCCGACGCCGAGCGTAACGCCCGTAAACTGCGCGGTGAAGGTGATGCCCAGGCCGCCAAGATCTATGCCGAAGCCTACAGCCAGAACCCCGAGTTCTATGCCTTCTTGCGCAGTATGGACGCCTACCAGGGCAGCTTTAAGAACAAAGACGACATAATGGTGTTAGGCCCGGACAGCGATTTCTTCCGCTATATGAAAGATATTCAGGGCACTAAATAG
- the hflX gene encoding ribosome rescue GTPase HflX, translated as MFDRYEAGEQAVLVHIDFPDDGSKEDLEELLMLASSAGVETLDVVTGSRSTPNPKYFVGSGKAEEIAQAVKHHGAKLVLFNHSLSPSQERNLEKLCQCRVLDRTGLILDIFAQRARTHEGKLQVELAQLRHISTRLVRGWTHLERQKGGIGLRGPGETQLETDRRLLRGRINNILKRLQKVQKQREQGRRARSRREIPTLSLVGYTNAGKSTLFNTMTESQVYAADQLFATLDPTLRKIQLQDVGPAILADTVGFIRHLPHDLVAAFKATLQETQEAELLLHVVDYSDEHFRDNIDSVNEVLEEIDAGEVPQLVVCNKIDRLEDTEPRIDRDEQGQPVRVWLSAQQNRGIDLLFEALTERLSKSMVEYRLRIPPSEGKLRSELLRMQCTSNENYDAEGNWLVNVRMPVSDWNQMTKRTDERLPSYVTQQS; from the coding sequence TTGTTTGACCGTTATGAAGCAGGTGAACAGGCGGTACTGGTTCATATAGATTTCCCTGACGACGGCAGCAAAGAAGATCTGGAAGAGTTGCTGATGCTGGCGTCGTCGGCCGGTGTTGAGACCTTAGATGTGGTCACCGGCTCCCGTTCCACACCGAACCCTAAATACTTTGTTGGCAGTGGCAAGGCCGAAGAAATCGCCCAGGCGGTAAAACATCACGGCGCCAAGCTGGTCTTGTTTAACCACAGCCTGAGTCCCTCTCAGGAGCGCAACCTGGAAAAGCTCTGCCAATGCCGTGTACTGGATCGCACTGGACTGATTCTGGATATTTTTGCCCAGCGTGCCCGTACTCACGAGGGTAAGTTGCAGGTAGAGCTGGCCCAGTTAAGGCATATTTCCACCCGGCTGGTACGCGGCTGGACGCACTTGGAACGGCAAAAGGGTGGTATCGGTCTGCGCGGCCCGGGTGAAACCCAGCTTGAAACCGACCGTCGTCTGCTAAGAGGCCGCATTAACAATATCCTGAAGCGGCTGCAGAAAGTACAAAAGCAGCGAGAGCAAGGGCGCCGCGCCCGGAGCCGTCGGGAAATTCCGACCCTGTCGCTGGTGGGATACACGAACGCCGGAAAGTCGACCCTGTTCAATACCATGACTGAATCGCAGGTTTATGCAGCGGACCAATTGTTTGCCACCCTGGACCCGACCTTACGTAAGATCCAGTTGCAGGATGTAGGCCCGGCAATTTTGGCCGATACGGTTGGATTTATTCGCCACTTGCCCCATGATCTGGTGGCGGCGTTTAAGGCCACCTTGCAGGAAACTCAGGAAGCTGAGCTACTCTTACACGTGGTGGACTATTCCGACGAGCATTTTCGCGACAATATCGATTCAGTAAACGAAGTGCTCGAAGAGATTGACGCCGGCGAAGTACCACAGTTGGTGGTATGCAACAAAATTGATCGTTTGGAAGATACCGAGCCACGCATCGATCGCGACGAACAGGGCCAGCCCGTCAGAGTCTGGCTGTCGGCCCAACAGAATCGGGGTATCGACCTGTTATTCGAGGCGCTCACTGAGCGTCTGAGTAAGAGTATGGTAGAGTACCGGCTGCGAATACCGCCTAGCGAAGGTAAACTGCGCAGCGAACTGCTACGTATGCAGTGTACCTCAAATGAGAATTACGATGCTGAGGGCAACTGGTTGGTGAATGTGCGCATGCCCGTCAGTGACTGGAATCAGATGACCAAACGCACGGACGAACGTCTCCCTTCGTACGTGACGCAACAATCTTAA
- a CDS encoding aminotransferase class V-fold PLP-dependent enzyme, whose product MYQYLYQRFLNANQGKQHFACHSHHYWPDVTREAMLDYWDDSARLVDDKWDYLFTTKLPLVQQHIARILNTNEPEQIVFAPNTHELVYRILSCLDWCQPVNILTTDSEFHSFSRQVKRLDESDNLNLTQVATLPAEDFEARFTQALNEKRYDLVFLSQVFFNSGIALQNPEAIVNAVRHSDTIVVIDGYHGFMALPTDLNAIKDRIFYLAGSYKYAQGGEGACFAHIPSGCTLRPAYTGWFAGFGELSQAQSDKVFYADNGMRFGGATMDMAPVYRLHAVLELFEREGLPVDKIHGYVQQCQQQFLAILDNLSHPELNRDQLLSRDLDHHGHFLTFKLSSAEKVQALAEHLRQHGIITDARGDRLRFGFALYHNPQDYDLSCLEHSNA is encoded by the coding sequence ATGTACCAGTATCTCTATCAGCGTTTTCTCAATGCCAATCAGGGCAAGCAGCACTTTGCCTGCCACAGTCACCATTACTGGCCGGATGTAACCCGCGAGGCCATGCTGGACTACTGGGATGACTCGGCCCGCCTGGTGGATGATAAATGGGATTATCTGTTTACCACTAAACTGCCGCTGGTACAGCAACACATTGCCCGCATTCTGAACACCAATGAGCCAGAACAGATTGTGTTTGCGCCTAATACCCATGAGCTGGTGTATCGCATTCTAAGCTGTTTGGACTGGTGTCAGCCTGTGAACATATTGACCACCGACAGCGAATTTCACAGCTTTAGCCGCCAGGTTAAGCGCCTCGACGAGTCGGATAACCTAAACCTAACACAGGTAGCCACCTTGCCCGCCGAGGATTTTGAGGCGCGCTTTACCCAGGCTCTCAACGAAAAACGCTATGACCTGGTGTTTCTCAGTCAGGTATTTTTTAACTCTGGCATCGCGCTGCAAAACCCAGAGGCCATCGTCAACGCCGTTCGCCATAGCGACACCATCGTCGTGATCGATGGTTACCATGGCTTTATGGCCCTGCCCACCGATCTTAACGCCATAAAGGATCGTATCTTCTACCTAGCGGGCAGCTACAAATACGCTCAGGGCGGCGAAGGGGCCTGCTTTGCCCACATTCCATCGGGCTGCACCTTGAGACCGGCCTATACCGGCTGGTTTGCCGGTTTTGGTGAGCTGAGTCAGGCACAGAGTGACAAAGTGTTTTATGCCGACAACGGCATGCGCTTTGGCGGCGCCACCATGGACATGGCTCCAGTGTATCGCTTACACGCCGTGCTGGAGTTGTTCGAACGTGAAGGGCTGCCGGTAGATAAAATCCACGGCTATGTGCAGCAGTGCCAGCAGCAGTTCTTAGCCATTCTGGATAATCTGAGCCACCCGGAGTTGAACCGAGACCAACTGCTGTCGCGGGATTTAGATCATCACGGCCACTTCCTGACCTTTAAGCTATCCAGCGCCGAAAAAGTCCAGGCCCTGGCCGAACACCTGCGCCAGCACGGTATTATTACCGATGCCCGGGGCGATCGCTTGCGCTTTGGCTTTGCCCTCTACCATAATCCACAGGACTATGATTTAAGCTGTCTGGAGCATTCCAATGCTTGA
- the hflK gene encoding FtsH protease activity modulator HflK, whose translation MAWNEPGGNNNDPWKNRGGRDQGPPDLDEVFKKFFGKFTGGGGGKPSGKGFGGIGAGVIAGILVIIWFISGFYTLNEAERGVVLRFGEFNRFEDPGLRWKPTFVDKVHPVNVQEVRTMPASGFMLTEDENVVRVEMEIQYRVSDPFKYIFAVVDPDASLSHALDSAIRYVVGHSEMDQVLTSGREQTRQEVWEELSSIIEPYDMGVSILEVNFKDARPPEQVKDAFDDAIAAQEDEQRFIREAEAYAREIEPRARGQVNRMTQEAQAYKQRVTLEAQGEVARFEELLPQYEAAPEVTRQRLYLEGMQEVYSNTSKILVDGEGSNNMMYLPLDKLLERQNRTQNGSSGNTLEGLQRINTQESRTGNSTSANQRSGRFDSGRN comes from the coding sequence ATGGCCTGGAATGAGCCTGGTGGCAACAATAATGACCCGTGGAAAAACCGCGGGGGTCGTGATCAGGGTCCGCCGGATCTCGACGAGGTATTTAAGAAGTTTTTCGGCAAATTTACCGGTGGCGGAGGTGGTAAACCTTCGGGTAAAGGCTTTGGTGGCATCGGCGCCGGCGTGATCGCCGGTATTCTGGTGATCATCTGGTTTATCAGTGGTTTTTATACCCTGAACGAAGCTGAGCGCGGCGTAGTACTGCGTTTTGGCGAGTTTAACCGGTTCGAAGACCCCGGCCTACGCTGGAAGCCAACCTTTGTGGACAAAGTTCACCCGGTTAACGTTCAGGAAGTCCGTACCATGCCAGCCTCTGGATTTATGCTGACCGAAGACGAGAACGTGGTTCGGGTGGAAATGGAAATCCAGTATCGGGTTAGTGATCCGTTCAAGTACATCTTTGCGGTGGTCGACCCCGACGCCAGCCTGAGCCACGCACTGGATAGCGCCATTCGCTATGTGGTGGGCCACTCGGAAATGGATCAGGTACTGACTAGCGGACGGGAGCAAACCCGTCAGGAAGTCTGGGAAGAGTTGAGCAGCATCATCGAGCCCTATGACATGGGCGTGAGTATTCTGGAAGTGAACTTTAAAGACGCTCGTCCGCCAGAACAAGTCAAAGACGCCTTCGATGACGCCATCGCCGCCCAAGAGGATGAACAACGCTTTATTCGTGAAGCGGAAGCCTATGCGCGCGAAATCGAGCCTCGTGCTCGCGGTCAGGTCAACCGTATGACTCAGGAAGCTCAGGCGTACAAACAGCGCGTAACACTGGAAGCTCAGGGTGAAGTGGCTCGCTTCGAGGAACTGCTGCCGCAGTACGAAGCCGCGCCTGAGGTGACCCGCCAGCGTCTGTATCTGGAAGGCATGCAGGAAGTCTACTCCAACACCAGCAAGATCCTGGTGGATGGTGAAGGCAGCAACAACATGATGTACCTGCCGCTGGATAAGCTGTTAGAGCGTCAGAATCGAACTCAGAATGGCTCGTCCGGTAATACACTGGAAGGACTGCAGCGCATCAATACCCAAGAGTCTCGTACTGGCAACAGCACCAGTGCTAACCAACGCAGTGGCCGCTTCGACAGTGGGAGGAATTAA
- a CDS encoding DUF2065 domain-containing protein yields the protein MLDAFWLGIGFFLIIEGLGPMLFPNKWQGYVRKLAEQPANQLQAMGGIMVVLGVVILWFMH from the coding sequence ATGCTTGATGCGTTCTGGCTGGGTATCGGCTTTTTCCTGATTATCGAAGGCTTAGGCCCCATGCTGTTTCCCAACAAGTGGCAAGGTTATGTGCGCAAGTTAGCTGAACAACCGGCAAATCAGCTTCAGGCCATGGGAGGCATTATGGTGGTTTTGGGCGTGGTAATACTCTGGTTTATGCATTAA
- the tsaE gene encoding tRNA (adenosine(37)-N6)-threonylcarbamoyltransferase complex ATPase subunit type 1 TsaE, whose amino-acid sequence MQLEFYCADEQATQALAQQLAKHCQHAMVVYLNGDLGAGKTSFCRAFIQARGYSGRVKSPTYTLVEPYEVRGWRLFHFDLYRLADPEELEFIGIRDYFAEDCISLIEWPEKGAGLLAAADLQININFTGDGRTLKLESQSEKGDLLLQQLRTTTHDSKMSY is encoded by the coding sequence ATGCAGCTCGAGTTTTATTGTGCCGATGAACAAGCTACCCAAGCGTTGGCGCAACAGTTAGCCAAACATTGCCAACACGCCATGGTGGTCTACCTTAATGGCGATTTAGGTGCCGGTAAAACCAGCTTTTGTCGTGCCTTTATTCAGGCCAGGGGGTATTCCGGTAGGGTCAAAAGCCCCACCTATACTCTGGTAGAACCCTATGAAGTCCGAGGCTGGCGGCTGTTTCACTTTGACCTCTATCGCCTGGCCGATCCTGAAGAGCTGGAGTTTATCGGTATTCGTGATTATTTTGCCGAAGACTGCATCAGTCTGATCGAGTGGCCGGAAAAAGGTGCCGGCCTCTTGGCAGCGGCCGATCTGCAGATTAATATAAATTTTACCGGCGACGGACGAACTCTGAAGCTGGAAAGCCAGTCTGAAAAGGGCGACCTCTTATTACAACAATTACGCACCACAACCCATGACAGCAAAATGTCTTACTAA
- the miaA gene encoding tRNA (adenosine(37)-N6)-dimethylallyltransferase MiaA has translation MNKPVVISLMGPTASGKTALALELVRHLPCDIISVDSALIYKGMDIGTAKPSAEELSLAPHRLIDIKDPAETYSVAEFRRDALAHIEDIIAQGRIPLLVGGTMMYFKALIEGMSPLPEANPAIRQQIERQAEQQGWQALHDELRVIDPTSAERIHPNDPQRLMRAIEVYRISGQSMTELTRQKLPALSYPTLQLAIAPEERAVLHQRIEQRFDLMLEQGFEQEVARLYQRPDLHPDLPSIRCVGYRQMWDYLDGKQDHEQMRFKGIVATRQLAKRQFTWLRSWSDVQWLDSFATNNLDTVLSLLEGLR, from the coding sequence ATGAATAAACCTGTCGTGATCAGCTTGATGGGGCCCACCGCCTCTGGAAAAACCGCGCTGGCCCTGGAATTGGTGCGCCACCTACCCTGCGACATCATCAGCGTGGACTCGGCACTGATTTATAAGGGCATGGACATCGGCACCGCCAAACCCAGCGCCGAAGAATTATCCCTCGCGCCCCACCGGCTGATCGATATCAAAGATCCAGCCGAAACCTATTCGGTAGCTGAATTTCGCCGCGATGCACTGGCTCATATTGAGGACATCATTGCGCAGGGCCGTATCCCGCTATTGGTGGGTGGCACCATGATGTACTTTAAGGCACTGATAGAGGGCATGTCGCCGCTGCCCGAAGCCAATCCTGCTATCCGGCAACAAATCGAGCGTCAGGCAGAACAGCAGGGCTGGCAGGCGCTCCATGACGAGCTCAGAGTCATCGATCCAACCTCCGCCGAGCGCATTCATCCTAATGACCCTCAACGGCTCATGCGAGCCATTGAGGTCTATCGTATCAGTGGTCAGTCTATGACCGAGCTCACTCGTCAGAAGCTACCTGCTTTATCCTATCCAACGCTGCAACTGGCCATAGCTCCCGAGGAGCGGGCGGTGCTGCATCAGCGCATAGAGCAGCGCTTCGATTTAATGTTGGAGCAGGGCTTTGAACAGGAGGTTGCCAGGCTTTATCAGCGGCCGGATCTGCATCCGGACCTGCCGTCCATCCGCTGCGTGGGCTACCGACAGATGTGGGATTACCTGGACGGCAAGCAAGACCATGAGCAGATGCGCTTTAAGGGCATTGTGGCTACCCGCCAACTGGCAAAGCGTCAATTCACCTGGCTGCGTAGCTGGTCTGATGTGCAATGGCTGGACAGCTTTGCTACAAATAACCTTGACACTGTGCTGTCATTATTAGAAGGTCTTAGATGA